The DNA segment ATAACGCCGATGTAGCCACCCGTCATAAACTTCACTTTCATCATGGCATCGCTTACAATGGTGCCAATATGCATACGGTGGCGCATGGCAATACGCCGGTTGCGTATACGGTAAAGGCCATCTTCAAACTCTACTTTTTTGTATTCATCGTAGTGTTCCAAAGCCCTGCCGCCGTAGGTAATATGGTTCAGTACTTCCTGCCATTCACGCTCTTTGATGTCAGCAAAACAATATGTCGTTTTTATTTCCTCCAGTATTTCCGGCGCGCTGAAACCTTCGCCAATAGCCAGTGTACAGAGGTATTGTATCAGTACGTCAAAGCAAAGTACCATCGGTTCCCGGCTCTCGATCACTTTTTCTTTGATGGCCTCTTTCAGCGCGGCCGCTTCTACCAGTTCAAGCGTATGCGTTGGCAGAAAGTATATCCTGCTAACGTCACCGGGTCTGTGCCCGCTGCGGCCGGCACGTTGCATAAAGCGTGATACACCTTTTGGCGAACCCACCTGTATCACGGTATCAACCGGGCGAAAATCCACACCAAGATCGAGGCTGGCCGTACAAACCACTGCTTTTAACCGTTGTGTGTGTAATGCATCTTCTACCCATAAGCGCAACTCCTGTTCTATACTGCCATGGTGCAGTGCAATGGCGCCCGCCAGTTGTGGTGCAATGTCTAATATGGTTTGGTACCAGCGCTCACTCATACCTCTGGTGTTAATGAAAATAAGCGTGGTATTACTGTTCTCAATTATGGGGATGATGTGCGCTGCCAGCTTTATACCAAGATGCCCTGCCCAGGGGTATTTTTCTATTTCGTCCGGGATAATGGAAAAGACCTCTGTTTGTTTGTGCAGGTTGGCTTTTACAATCACGCTCTCTTTATAACCTGCCGGCGTAAGCAATACTTCCCTTGCTTCTTCCAGGTTGCCAATAGTGGCGCTAATACCCCACACACTCAGTTTTGTTGTATGAAGCAGGTGCACAATTCTGCTGATGGCCAGTTCTACCTGCACACCGCGTTTACTGCCGATCAACTCATGCCATTCATCTACAGCAATGGTGCGTAGTTGTTTAAACACATCAGGATAGTTTTTTTGCGCCAGCAGCAGGTGCAGGCTTTCCGGGGTAATGATCAGCACCTCGGGCATATTTCTTTTCTGTTGCTGCCGCACCGCAACATCTGTATCTCCGTTCCTGATGCCCACTTTCCATTGCATGCCCAATTCTGCAATTACTTCTTCCATTGCACGGCCAACATCCTTTGCAAGGGCCCGCAATGGCGATATCCATAACAACTGCAAGCCATTTTTTGCCTTGGTTTGATAGGTGGCTGGATGCTCATTGATGAACTGTATTACACTGCCGATAAACACGGAAAACGTTTTACCACAACCCGTGGGTGCATTTACCAGGCCGCTTTTGCCATTGATGAGATGTTGCCAGGTTTCTTCCTGGAATGTAAATGGTGCAAATTGCTTCAACGTAAACCAATCTTTGATTACACGGTATCCTATCGTCTTTTTTAGCTGCATAAAATGGGTTGTAATATTACAGCCGAAAGCAGCAAAAAGTATGATAAATTTTTGGGGCCGGGCAGCAGTACAGGCATTGAGCTTTCGTTGCGTCGCACTCTTGTACGCATAGCGCTTTATTCAGCAATGCGAAGATGGAGGCGTAAATTAAGAATAGCAAAGCGTTTAACATGAACATTTAAAATCCCACTCCTTTGGAGAGGGATATAGGGTGAGGTATATTTTCTGAAGAAATTTAGCGTAGGGTTACCTCTTATCAATAAACTTCAATGGTTTTCTTCCGCCATCGGGAAATTGCAGTTGCACCATCTGTTCCCTGGTTATATAAGTTATGTGGGGACTAACCCGTAGCCTTGCCTGCAGGTAGGCTCTTATCTTGTGATCTGATTCTGGTGTATCATGCCTGCGTACTAGGTGCAATAAGATTTCGTCGGTACCCAGGTCATTGGCATACACTTCCACTACAAAATCAACAATGTCTTCCATATCGTTCAGGATGTCTGATAAAGCCGGCAGAAACAGTGTGGTGCCTTTGTATTTGATCATTTGTTTTTTGCGGCCTATAACAGGAGAGAGCCGTAATGAATTTCTGCCGCAACTGCAGGGCTCATGGTGTGCAATGCAAATGTCGCCGGTTTTGTACCGCAGCAGCGGCATTGCTTCAAGACCCAATGTGGTGATCGTTACCTCGCCGGGGTTGCCCGGTGCAACAGGATTGTCATTGTCATCCAGTAATTCCACAATCAGCAGGTCTGGCTGCAAATGCCCGCCCTGCTGTGCCCTGCATTCTGTAAAGGCAGTCTGCATCTCAGTAGAAGCATACGTTGAATACAAATCAATGTTCCAGGCGCCGGTAATTTTTTTGCCGAGTACATTCAGCGAAAAATCGGTGTGGCGAATATTCTCGCCAATGCAGATTGCTTTTTTTACAGATGTGTTGTTGATGTCGATCTTATGTTGCTCTGCATACTGCATTAGTTTAACAATGAAAGAGGGTACTGCAACAATGGCCGTTGGCTGCAGACGGGCAATGGTTTCCCACTGCAAAGATGGAACACCGGGCCCCACACGTATAATGCCTGCACCCATTTTACGTATGCCCGTATAATAGGCCATGCCGGCCATAAACTGCCTGTCCAGCGTAAGCATTAACTGGTAAATATCGTTCGATGAACCTTCTGCGCAAATGAAAGATGAGTATTCGTTGTAAGCCAGGCGGTCCAGGTCATGATCGCTTAGTGCAATGGTTACAGGTTTGCCAATTGTTCCTGAAGTAGAAGTATATTCTATTATGTTGCTTTTAGGCACACATAAAAACTCATCGTTTCTTGTTTGGAGATCTTCTTTACCTGTTGTTGGCAACATTGCCAGGTCGCTAAGGGAATTGATAGCAGCCACATCTATCTTTCCGGCTGCAAACAACTGCTGATAAAAAGGTGAACGCTGCTGCAGGTATGCCAGTAACTCTTTAAGTTTTGTTTCCTGGAATGTTTGTATAACTGTTGCCGGCTGAAAAGCAATGTTGCTGTTATTATGCATGCTGTTGTTCAATAATTACGATGGCAGTGGCAAATGTTTTTATATGCGACAAAGAAACATAAATGTTTCCTGTATTCAATGCAGCAATTTTTGCAGCAGTTTCACCAAGAAAATGTATGTATGGCTGCCCGTTTTGCCGATTGAGTATTTCTACCTCGTTAATGGTTGTGCCCTCTGCCCAGCCAAGACCCAGCGCTTTGCCCAGTGCTTCTTTGGCAGCAAAACGCGCAGCATAATGTTCAAATTTATTCGTCTTCGCTTCGCAGTAATTGATTTCTGCCACAGAAAAAACGAGCTCACGAAACCCCTGTTCTTTCTGAATTTTCTGCGCTACTCTTTCTACTTCTATAATATCTGTGCCGATGCCTTTTATCATTGCAGTTGCTGTGTAAATGTTGAGTAATGCAAAGTACGCAAAGTAAGGAATAAGCACCAAGGTTGACAGGCTATAATATGTTCTTTATAAAGCTGCGATAATGAAGGGTAGTAGTTTCTCGGGGTGGTATCCTGGCCAATGTTTGTATAGAAAAGATGTAATAACTGCAGTGCGGCCAGATCGCGATAAGGAACGCTACAGCCGCCACAAAGATAGAACGTACAAGTGAGTGACACAACAGGCGATGCCATGACTACAAATGCCTGGAAAAAAATTACTCATTAACCACGAAGGCATGGATGTTTACTGATGTAGTTTTTCGTTGCAGGCAGCTATCTGTTCTTTGATATGTGCCTCTTCTTTTTTGGTAGCAATAACTTTGGTTAATGCAGTTTTATAATAACCCAGCGCTTTTTGATATTCGTTTCTGTTGAAAGCATAATCGCCGGCCAACACATACGCATGATAATAGCCGGGATTTTTTGCAATGAGGCTGTCGGTATTGATCGTTTTACCATCGCTGATGTCATGCGCATAATTCCTGTAAGTGATAAAGTCTTTGAATTGCTGTGTTTGCATAAACGGATCTGCGGCTACTGTGAGCGAAAAATCGTACACTTCGCGGCTGGTCTTTAAGCCGGCAAGTGCAAAAACGGTATGCAGATCATAACAAACAAACTGGCCCATCTGCCATGGCGAAGTAGAGATCCATACACGCAGTTTTTCGGGTTCGAAAACAATGGCATGGTGTGCAATAAACTGGTTCAGTGCTTTCTCGTTGCCAAGCCCGATGTTGGCGTTATTGATGCCTGCATGATCTCTTAGAATTGCGATCGTTTTTTCTACCGTGTTTTTGCCATTTTGCTGTAGTAACTGCGACAACCGGTTGTACCGGTACACAGATGCGCTCTGGTCCATCTGCTCTTTGTTAGACGCCAGTTTGCTTAGCTGGTTTCCCTGGAAGTGGTTGGCGCAGGTAATAAAGTTTTTATTGGGATCGTAGATGTCTAAAGAGTCGGGCGTTTTCTCTATTACCACGGCTTTTTTGTCGGCCGCAGACGCTACAAGAAAAGATTCTGATACAAACATTTTTCTTTTCCTGGCTATGGCAACGGCTTCATCAATATTCTGCGCATATTGTACAATTTCTTTAGCAACCAGCGACACCGGTGTAGCCGAACCGCCCGGTATATCTGACTTTGCAGCGTTGATGGTAACAGTTAATCCTTTTTCGTTCATACCAGAAACCACGCCGGTAAAACCGCCCCAGGTTACATACATAAACTTATATCCCTGTGCCGGGTTGCAGAAAGAGATGATCTTTTCTTTGGCAAAATCATCGTTGATGTAGAAGTCAAAATTACGGCCAATGATCATTGTGCTATCCTGGCTCATAGCACCCCATGTGCCAAACGAGGTACAGCCTACGAGCGCCATTGTTTGCAATGCGTGGCCAATATCATGCGCCGCATGATAGTTTAGAATACGTGAATAATTATCGCCAATGTAGTCATACTGGTCAGATGCTGATTGCGAAACACCGTAAATCTCTTCTTTGTACTCTTCTGTAATATTGTCTGCCAGGTTGCGGTTGAAAAAGCCGATAAAGTATTTTAAGAAGCGCAGGTAAAAATCTGAGGGGATCATTTTTTTGATCTGTGCACTAAAATAGTCTTCCTGTCTTTTGATGAGTTCTGTGGTTAGTTTGCCGTTGATAACACCGCGCTCAAAAGGCTCTCCTTCTGTGTACAGTTCGTATAAGCCTGTATTGCTTTTATGGAACCAGTCATTCTTTAATGCGTAAAAGTTGGGGCTGATCTCTGTACGTGATAGTTGTAAACTGCTTCTATCTTTTACTTCCGGTGGGTCAATCTTTGAGACCGAAGCCAGGTAAATAAATAAAATCAGGAGCAATGCAAGGAAACTGCCCAATACATACGCCACTCTTTTCCAGAACTTCCTTCGTTTAAGCATCCTTTATTTTTTTAATGATTTCATTGCTGTTCATTACAGCGGTACTGGTTACTATACCGCTGATAGCAGCACCCAATACGCCATGCAGATTTAGATTCTGGCCTGTAAAGTAAAGATTTGGCAGCTTTGTACGCGGCGACATAAATGTTTTTAAAGGTTCTTTATAATCTTTTGCTATACCGTATAAAGATCCGTCATCTGTGCCAATATAATCGCGAAAGGTTAGCGGTGTTGAAACGTAGTATGTGCTGATGCAATCTCTCAGTTGCGGAAAATTTTCGCATACAACATCGATCAGCCGTTCCGCTTTTTCCTTTTTAAAGGCCTCGTAACTTTCACCGCGGTCATTTTCGTGTGTTACGGTGTTAAATGTATTTTCCCACTGTTGTACGTCTTCGTAACGCATATAGCTAAATATGGTAAAACCTTCGGCGCACGCTTTTATTTTTGATGTGGCAGATAAGAAAATGGCATAGCCCAACGGCCAGTTTTCTGCAGTGTAATCTGCCTGTGACCACAGGTGACCTTCCCGGTGCCAGTAATAATTGTGCTTGAAGTAGGGAAAGCAATCTTTTTTTAATACAATGTTTACAATAAAACCCGAGATGGTGTCTTTCAAACTTTTTATCCTGTTTTTGTAGGCCGTTTTAAAAAAAGTTGTTTCTGTAATGTCTATCGTTTTGGCCGGGTGCATGTTCGAAATAAAATGGTCTGCGTACAGCGCTGTGCCATCCTGCAGTAATACATGTGTAACCCTGCCATCCTGTTCTACGATCTTTGTAACAGTTGCATTGTTGATGATCTTACCGCCATGTGCCCGTATGTTGGCCGCCATGTATTTTGCAATCTGAGATCCGCCATCAACAAACTTCCACGAACTTTCTATATAGCTGTTTGTAATAAGTGCATGAACATAAAACGGTGTTTCGTTGCCAACGCCGGCATACAAAGCGTTGTTGCCGGCAAGCACCTGTTGCAGCTTCTTGTTTTCTGTGATGGATGCGAGGTAGGTTTTTGTATCAATACTCATCACGCTCAGCTTTTCATCAAAGCCATCTCCGGCTTCTAGGTTGTATAGCGGAAACTTTGAACAAACTTCTTTTATTTTATCGCAGTAGGTATTAATGGCAGCTTCTTCTTCGGGAAAGTCTTTTAGTAATGTGGCAATAAAATTATCATACCCTTGTGCCAGTGCATATACTTTATCATCGCCGCTGATCATGATTTTATCAAACGCATCAGCATTCATTCTCTCCAGTTTCATTTTGCCGATAATGCCTAAGTATTTAAACAACTGGTACAGGTTTTGCCCTTTGGCCAAACCACCCACATAATGCACACCGGAATCAAACACAACTTTATTGCGTGCATATACCTGCAGGCAACCACCAAGCTGGCGGTTTTTTTCTATTATGCAAACGCTGTAACCTTCGCGGCTTAAGATATCGCCGCAAACAAGGCCGCCAATGCCGCTTCCGATTATTATAACGTTGTTGTGTTTCATTTTTTGCAAACTGTCTTCGCGTTGCCCAATGTTGCTTCAACCGTACAAGAGTGCGACGCAACAGGTGTCTCATACTTATTCAAATGCATGGCCCAAAAATATTGTTTATGTAACCAACTGCATTGCTGCTATTTTGCTTTCGTTGTGTCACTCACTTGTACTGCAACAATACTATTCAGCATTGTTCAGTCTTGCTTCGGTATCACTAATTTGTTTACTGCTATGCCGCAAAAGGTAAATAACATTCGATGTATATTTTGTGTTATCTACTTCAATGCATTGCATATCGTATGCTTGTGCAATATCTTTTACCAGTTGCGCAGAAAAGAACGTTAGCCCCTTGCCTGAGGTTTTGTTAAAACCGGTCAGCTTAGTTGAAAAGAACTCGGTAAGCTTTGTGTTGGCATGCCGCTCTTTCAGCTCTGTGTTGCCATCGCGTATCAGTATTGTACCCCCAGCATTCAGGTGTGCAATACATTTTGCTATTAACGCTTTTTGCTGGTCAGACGTAAGGTAGTGCAACATATCAGCCATGATTATGGCATCGTACGTATTGCCTTCAAAAGCCGTGGCATCAGCATGCATGAAATGTATACCGTCGTCTTTACTAAAACAATGACTGGCCACAGCTATTTTTTCTTCATCATAATCTATTCCTGTGATCTTTCGTTCCGGCGATGCGAAATGCAGGGTATAGCTCATAAACCCATAGCCGCACCCAAGATCGAGCATGTTACCACTTTTGGGCAGCAGGTCGTGTATAGGCTGGTAATATTTTTCCAGTCTTGTCTTGATCTTCATGTACCATTCCAGCACCGGCCCTTTGTATATATAATTGTACTTCAGTTGTTCTTTGTAGTAAGCCGGTTGTTGAATAGCGGAGCTTATTTCAGCAAAGCGGTGCTTAAACCAACGGCTGATGTTTTTTGTTTTGGTGGCGTAATCGTCGCCAAACACCGATGCCCCCGCCCCCGGCGGTATTCTTTCTTCGATGGTAAGCGTAATGGTTCCGTCTTTCAGCAAAAAATCATGTTTCGTCATGGTATAACCCGAGCCATGAAAAATAATGGGCAGTATGTCGATGTTTAGTTTTTCAGCAAGGTAAAATGCACCTTTATGAAATCGTTTCATATTACCATCAACCGTGCGTGTGCCTTCGGGAAATATAACAATGGAATAGCCCTGTTTTACACGGTCGGCTAAAAGTTCTATACTGTTTTCAATACCATCTGCAACAGGATAATAGTCGGCCATTTTTATTACCCAGCCAAACACCGGCGATTTCCATACCCACTGATTGGTAAGCAGGATAAGTTTTGGGTATAGCATGGTGGTGCAGAGAATATCGAGAAAAGACTGGTGGTTGCAGATGATGACTGCAGGCTTTTTAAAATCTTCTTTGTGTTGGTTGATGATGCGCTTTTTCACATTGCTCATGATATACATCAGCGACCATGTGTATTTCGACAGCAGGGTATGATAGATCAGTTTGCCGCGCTCTTTGCCAAAAGGAAAAATAATGACCAGGAAGAACCCGGCAATGGTCAGCAAAATACTGCCCAAAAAAAAGTATGTAAAAGAAAAGACAGATTTAAATAAGCCAGATGCTGTCCAGGGAAATTTGTGTTGTTTAACCCGGTCAGCGATCAGAAAGTTGAATAGAAAAGGAATCATTACCTGCGCAATAAGCACCACGCAAAGAATACCGGTGATGGATATAAATGCAATGGACTTCAGTGCCGGGTGTTTTGCAAAGATCAGCACACCCAAACCTGCTATGGTGGTGATTGCTGAAAGAAAGATGGAAGATTTGAACGAGGAAAGATTTTTTTTGCCCGTCTTATATTCCTGGATCAGTCCATCCATTATAAACAGGCTGTAGTCATCGCCAAGACCAAATATCAGCGCCGATACAATAATGTTGATGATGTTGAACTGGATATTAAACAGTGCCATAATACCCAGGATCCATATCCATGTAATAAACATTGGTATAAATGATACGAGCGCAAGTTCTATTCTGCCGTACGTGATCAGTAATACCACGAACACCAGTATTGATGACATATAAGCAATACTGCTAAAATCATCCCTTATTACGCCGGCCATTTTATCTGCCAGGTATTGCTTGTCAAGAACGGTCACATTTTGTTCGTCATCGAATTGTGCGTATACAATTGGTTTATTGTTATCGGCCACTTTCAGCAGTGTTACCACGTTTACACCTGCCGATGTTTCTGAAATATAATCGTCCAGGAATTTTTTCCTGATATCATTCAACACCGTATCATTCATCGGCTGAAAATCTGTATTCAACAGTGTTTCGAAATGATCAAATGCCGTTGCGGAAAACTTCAGCGCACCGCCTGCTGACTGTAATGTTTGCAGCAGCGCCTGTTTCTTTGCTTCTGTCCAGTATTGCTGCCACATGGCAATACGTTGTTTTTGCAAAGAGTCAGAAATAACCAGTGAGGAAACACCTGAGTAGCGCGTAACAATTTGTTTTGTTTTCAGTGAATCTATTGTTTGCGAGAGCCGCTCGTTATTGCGCAGTGCCTCATCGAGGTTTTTGCCTTCTGCAACAAGATAAACGGATTTAAGTGCAGCCTGGTTGAGGTTATTGAGCGCGGCCTCCGATTGTTGCAGTTTTTCCGGCATGTAGTTCATGTGCAGCATATCGGCATCAAAGCCAACCCTGCTTACATAAAAGGAAAAGAAAATGGTGAGGGCAAGGATAACAGTAATCAATACTTTGTTTCGCTGCGGGCTGTACGCCGCCAGTTTATCAATCAAAGAAACTGTATGGTTTTGAGCTACGTCTGCCTTTTTCGTTTGTATAAAGTGGGGCAGGTAAATAAGACTGCACAATGCAGCGCCTATCAAACTAAATGCTGCAAATAAACCAAGGTCTTTCAGTAATTCAGATTGTACAAACTCCAGGCAAAGGAAGCCGCCAATCGTGGTAAAGCTGCCAATGGTTAAAGGAAAAGATAAATCTGCTATCGTTTGTTCTATGCTGCGCGTGTGACGGTAATGGTTGAATACATGCAGTGAGTAATTAATAGCTATGCCAAGTATAACGGAACCGGTACCCAGTGCTATTACAGAAATACTACCCTTGATAAAATAAATAGCTGTAAGTGAGAACAGCGCACCATACATTACCGGTATTAAAACCAGTAGCGGCGCCCTTTTCTTTTTAAAGTATATGCCTATGAAAGCAATGACAAATAATACAGTAATGCCTTGTGTAAGCAATGTGTCTCTACGCAATTGTTCGGCATTTCCCAATGAAACGGCGGCGGCGCCAAAGTAATCCGCTGTAATATTTTTGTAAGCAGTATTAGTCAGGCTATCTATAATATCGTCCAGGCCATGTATCAAAACAGCATTTTTACCGGTATTGCCGGCAGTATAGGCAGGCGTTATAAAGATCAGCAGGTGCCGCTGGTCTTTTGTAATAATATAACCATCATACAGCTCAAAATTATCATCGTATTGAAGTTGCTGTATTTTTTTGAGCCCGATAAAAGAAATACCTACCGGGTCTTTGCTGATCATTTGCTTGAGTGCAAAGCCTGATGGCGACACCAGTGTTCTCAGGTTTCCTTCAAGGGTTTGCTGTACCGTTGCAGGTTGTATAAGGCTATCTATGGTGGTATAATCTTTCGCGGAAAGAAACACCGGCAAATGATCATTAATGGTGCTGAACAGTTCCAATGCGGTATTGTCATCAACCTTATAGTTAAGTTTGGCTATATAAGGCATAAGACGTTGCTGTACACGTGCAACCAGAGTGTCAGCAAAACTTACAAGACTGTCAGGCTGCGCGCCGGCTGAAGCATCTCTCAGCGAAATGGTAATGGCAAGTTTGTCTGCAAATTTTGAGTTTTGAAAAACACTGTTGAGCTTTTCAATCTTTTTATCGTTGGGTAATATTTTCGAAATGTCTTCTTCAAAGTTTACCCTGCTGGTACAGTAGCCGAAAACGGTAATGCTTATTGCAAATGAAAGATACAGCGCAGTTTTATGGTTGCTGAAATAGCGAAATATACGGGAGAAAAATTTTTCCATTGTTATTCCTGAACTGCTGCTGCCGTTTTCTTTTTAAAAATTTTCAGAAGTGCCAGCGTTAGTAAGCCCGCGGTAATACCTGCCACCACTGCCAGCGTTATGCTGCCATAAATATATTGCTTAAGATTCTGTTTAATGGCATCTATAGAGATCTCTGTATTAAACGAAAAGTCAATGGCATGTTCGCCCATCCAATAACTACCCATGATGTAACTGAGAAAAATCACAAAAGGTATCATGGGGGGTATGCTGATGTGCGCAGACACTATTACAACCGGCTTATTCAACTTCAGTAATATTGATAAAAAAATAGCTGTTACCAGTTGAAAGCCCCAGATGGGCACAATACCCATAAACACGCCAAATGCAACAGAGGCGGCTTTCACAATGTCCGGCTCAGAAGGTTTTAAAAACTCCTCGTACCACAAGGCGCGCCATGTTTCTTTTTTTACAATACTCCTGAAAAAATCGCGTGGTTTTATATACAGGAATGTAATCAGTACAAGTACCGTATTCAGTATGCTGATCCTTGTGAAATCTTTGAACGGCCTGAAATGTGAAACACGTGTTTCCTTTGGTGCATAATATACAGAGACAGGTACCGAAGTTATTTTTATACCACTCCACGCTGCCCTTA comes from the Panacibacter microcysteis genome and includes:
- a CDS encoding DUF2062 domain-containing protein: MTYPATYQQQFDEHKVCVIIPTYNNAKTLAAVITDVAAYTTNIIVVNDGSADDTATILAAFTRLDVVGYQKNMGKGWALRQGFKRAVALGYLYAITIDSDGQHFAKDLPVFLEKLGTEKQAIIIGSRNMNQDFVPGKSSFGNKFSSFWFRVETGIKAPDTQSGYRLYPLQPLSKKQFITRKYEFEIEVLVRAAWSGIKITSVPVSVYYAPKETRVSHFRPFKDFTRISILNTVLVLITFLYIKPRDFFRSIVKKETWRALWYEEFLKPSEPDIVKAASVAFGVFMGIVPIWGFQLVTAIFLSILLKLNKPVVIVSAHISIPPMIPFVIFLSYIMGSYWMGEHAIDFSFNTEISIDAIKQNLKQYIYGSITLAVVAGITAGLLTLALLKIFKKKTAAAVQE